A portion of the Blautia hansenii DSM 20583 genome contains these proteins:
- the fic gene encoding protein adenylyltransferase Fic — protein sequence MTLENKLDITDSTELARMEEKISKKKAVELFENGYLDNYEVGTFQMLAAIHRYLFGDIYEFAGKVRTVNVAKGNFRFAPVMYLQAAIENIEKMPQSTFEEIIEKYVEMNIAHPFREGNGRSTRIWLDLILKKELNMVIDWSVVDKEDYLLAMERSPIKDIEIKYILKQALTDKVENREVYMKGIDHSYYYEGYFIYKAEDL from the coding sequence ATGACTTTAGAAAATAAACTGGATATCACAGACTCCACAGAATTAGCCAGAATGGAAGAAAAGATAAGTAAGAAAAAAGCAGTTGAATTATTTGAAAATGGATATTTGGATAATTATGAAGTAGGAACATTTCAGATGCTTGCAGCCATTCATAGATATTTATTTGGCGATATATATGAGTTTGCAGGAAAAGTACGAACTGTAAATGTTGCAAAAGGAAATTTTCGATTTGCACCGGTGATGTATTTGCAGGCAGCTATTGAAAATATTGAGAAGATGCCACAGTCAACATTTGAGGAAATTATTGAAAAATATGTAGAGATGAATATAGCGCATCCATTCCGAGAAGGGAATGGCAGAAGCACAAGAATATGGCTTGATTTAATTTTGAAAAAAGAGTTAAACATGGTTATTGATTGGAGTGTTGTTGATAAAGAAGATTATCTACTTGCAATGGAAAGAAGTCCGATAAAAGATATTGAAATAAAATATATATTGAAACAGGCTTTGACTGATAAAGTAGAAAACAGAGAAGTGTATATGAAGGGAATAGACCATAGTTACTATTATGAGGGATATTTCATATATAAAGCAGAAGATTTATAA
- a CDS encoding 4Fe-4S dicluster domain-containing protein, with protein sequence MRGLDTNVKRIRRKVFKEIAKAGFQSSDETLVADIEAIPYKIVKERATYRESIYRERAVASERVRLAMGMSLRPENTAVHITSGLEASNIDEKYYEPPLMQVIPSACDACETKMYEVSNMCRGCVAHPCKEICPKGAISIIKGKSVIDQEKCIKCGKCKSVCPYDAIAKKERPCARACGVNAIESDEMGRATINNEKCVSCGMCMVSCPFGAISDKSQIFQLAHALKEGKQIIAEVAPAFVGQFGDEVTPRKLKAALLKLGFSEVYEVALGADIGAVAEAHHYAEKVSTGELPFLLTSCCPSWIMMAKKFFPDMIENISQELTPMVATARTIKKEYPDAQVVFIGPCASKKLEASRTSVRSDVDFVITFEELAGMFEAKEIEPKECEGDSSFHNATAAGRGYAVSGGVSSAVGDCLKEYYPEVEVHIEHAEGLSECKKLLTKAKAGKLKGCMIEGMGCPGGCMAGAGTNIPFTKAAAELKKYQQASSKQLPPAELAEIQLD encoded by the coding sequence ATGAGAGGTTTAGATACAAACGTAAAACGGATTCGCCGAAAAGTATTTAAAGAAATTGCAAAAGCCGGTTTTCAGTCATCGGATGAAACACTGGTAGCAGATATTGAAGCAATACCTTATAAAATCGTAAAAGAAAGAGCGACTTACAGAGAAAGTATTTATCGGGAAAGAGCGGTAGCCAGTGAACGAGTACGTCTGGCAATGGGAATGTCTTTAAGACCGGAAAATACAGCCGTTCATATTACTTCCGGCTTAGAAGCCAGCAATATCGATGAAAAATATTATGAACCGCCGCTGATGCAGGTTATTCCTTCTGCCTGTGATGCCTGCGAGACAAAAATGTATGAGGTTTCCAATATGTGCAGGGGATGCGTAGCTCATCCGTGTAAAGAAATTTGCCCCAAAGGTGCGATTTCCATTATAAAGGGAAAATCTGTCATTGATCAGGAAAAATGTATCAAGTGCGGAAAATGTAAAAGCGTCTGTCCTTACGATGCCATTGCTAAGAAGGAACGTCCCTGTGCAAGAGCTTGCGGTGTCAATGCCATTGAAAGTGATGAAATGGGAAGGGCAACGATTAACAATGAGAAATGTGTTTCTTGCGGTATGTGTATGGTAAGCTGTCCTTTTGGGGCTATTTCTGATAAATCTCAGATTTTCCAGTTGGCACACGCTTTAAAAGAGGGAAAACAGATTATTGCAGAGGTTGCACCGGCTTTTGTAGGACAGTTTGGAGACGAAGTAACTCCGAGAAAATTAAAAGCAGCGCTTTTGAAATTGGGATTTTCAGAGGTTTATGAAGTAGCTTTAGGTGCAGACATTGGAGCGGTAGCAGAAGCGCATCACTATGCAGAAAAAGTCAGCACAGGAGAGCTTCCGTTTTTACTTACTTCCTGCTGTCCGTCATGGATTATGATGGCGAAAAAGTTCTTCCCGGATATGATTGAGAATATTTCTCAGGAATTAACACCGATGGTGGCAACTGCCAGAACCATTAAAAAGGAATATCCCGATGCACAGGTAGTGTTTATCGGACCATGTGCGTCTAAAAAGTTGGAGGCTTCCAGAACAAGTGTCAGAAGTGATGTGGATTTTGTTATTACATTTGAAGAATTAGCGGGAATGTTTGAAGCAAAAGAGATTGAACCAAAAGAGTGCGAAGGAGACAGCTCTTTCCACAATGCAACGGCAGCAGGAAGGGGATATGCTGTTTCCGGTGGAGTTTCCAGTGCAGTGGGAGATTGCCTGAAAGAATATTATCCTGAAGTGGAAGTGCATATTGAGCATGCGGAAGGATTAAGCGAATGTAAAAAGCTTTTGACAAAAGCAAAAGCAGGAAAATTAAAAGGCTGCATGATTGAAGGTATGGGATGTCCGGGAGGCTGTATGGCAGGAGCCGGAACCAATATACCGTTTACAAAAGCAGCGGCAGAACTGAAAAAATATCAGCAGGCGTCTTCCAAACAGTTGCCACCGGCTGAATTAGCGGAAATTCAATTAGATTAA
- a CDS encoding glycosyltransferase family 4 protein, with amino-acid sequence MMKKINMLSKADMVKGQGVLSAHDEQVALAKQVMKQEAVVLENAKAPCDIVHYHSINPEYYFSIPAKRKQSALVGYVHFLPETVENSISLPRVAKNTFYKYMISFYKKMDYLVTVNPVFIDKLADYGIPREKVTYIPNVVSEKNFYPLSTEKRNAIRKKCKIGNDTFTVLCVGQLQKRKGVLEFIEIARKMPDCQFVWAGGFSFGKISEGYEEIREAMKHAPKNIKFLGIVDREKMNEVYNMADVMFLPSYEELFPMTILESMNCALPVLVRDLSIYDPILFDYALRGKGTSDFIRILTQLKEEPDFYHRSAHASYEGHLRYSTEAVGEQWKKFYHRVLREQAEKKEVLLWKKQKQQCV; translated from the coding sequence ATGATGAAGAAGATAAATATGTTATCAAAAGCAGATATGGTAAAAGGGCAGGGCGTGCTTTCTGCTCATGATGAACAAGTTGCATTGGCAAAGCAGGTAATGAAGCAGGAAGCAGTTGTTTTGGAAAATGCAAAAGCTCCATGTGATATTGTGCATTATCATTCCATTAATCCGGAATATTACTTTTCTATTCCGGCCAAGAGAAAGCAAAGCGCTTTAGTGGGGTATGTACATTTTCTTCCGGAAACAGTGGAAAACAGTATTTCCCTTCCAAGAGTTGCGAAAAATACTTTTTATAAATATATGATATCTTTTTATAAAAAGATGGATTATCTGGTTACGGTTAATCCGGTTTTTATTGATAAATTAGCAGATTACGGTATACCGAGAGAAAAAGTGACTTATATTCCCAATGTTGTTTCAGAAAAGAATTTTTATCCGTTAAGTACGGAAAAGAGAAATGCAATCCGAAAGAAATGTAAGATTGGAAACGATACATTTACAGTATTATGTGTAGGGCAGTTACAAAAGCGAAAAGGCGTACTGGAGTTTATTGAAATTGCAAGAAAAATGCCGGATTGTCAGTTTGTGTGGGCAGGCGGATTTTCTTTCGGAAAGATTTCAGAAGGGTATGAAGAAATCAGAGAAGCCATGAAACATGCACCAAAGAATATAAAGTTCTTGGGAATTGTAGACAGGGAAAAAATGAATGAAGTCTATAATATGGCAGATGTTATGTTTTTGCCATCTTATGAAGAACTGTTTCCCATGACAATTTTGGAGTCAATGAACTGCGCTTTGCCGGTTCTGGTTCGAGACCTTTCTATCTATGATCCGATTTTGTTTGACTATGCTTTGCGAGGAAAAGGAACTTCTGATTTTATCAGGATTTTAACACAGCTAAAAGAAGAACCGGACTTTTATCATAGAAGCGCCCATGCTTCTTATGAAGGTCATTTAAGATACAGTACAGAGGCGGTAGGAGAGCAATGGAAAAAGTTTTATCACAGGGTTCTGCGGGAACAGGCAGAGAAAAAAGAGGTTTTACTATGGAAAAAACAAAAACAGCAATGTGTTTAA
- a CDS encoding glycosyltransferase family 4 protein: protein MKILLTSDWYKPIVNGVVTSVVNLKKELEERGHEVKVLTLSPTYESYRKENVYYIKSLNLEMIYPNARAVLPHVERFIQELIDWKPDIVHSQCEFMTFSYAVKISKKCKCPLLHTYHTIYEDYIHYLPGGLSSYKLGAAFEKKIVAQLSRSILNKTNQVIVPTEKVEKILEKYEVEEPISVIPTGIDLKNFQNRMSKSECENLKKKWNIPLENKVLVSVGRLAKEKNLEEILNYFARLIYEEEKQNLTLLIVGDGPDRERLEKISESLSLTGKVIFTGMVNPQDVGIYYQLGDVFVCASNSETQGITYIEALASGRPALCRKDECLNQVITDGYNGFQYETYEYFKMHLEYILEDETRKAEMGLRAKETAYLYSTWNFCTMAESLYKEVLKRQEAEKEASVWAHRVYNRILWNRKGLLKRGA, encoded by the coding sequence ATGAAGATATTATTAACAAGTGATTGGTACAAGCCGATTGTCAACGGAGTAGTGACATCCGTTGTGAATTTAAAGAAAGAATTGGAAGAAAGAGGACATGAAGTAAAAGTTTTGACATTATCACCGACTTATGAGTCTTATCGAAAGGAAAATGTATATTACATAAAATCTTTAAATCTGGAAATGATTTATCCCAACGCAAGAGCGGTTCTTCCTCATGTGGAAAGATTTATTCAGGAATTGATTGACTGGAAACCGGACATTGTACATTCTCAGTGCGAATTTATGACTTTTTCTTACGCAGTGAAAATCAGTAAGAAATGTAAATGTCCATTGCTTCATACTTATCATACGATTTATGAAGATTATATCCATTATCTTCCCGGAGGCTTGTCCTCCTATAAGCTTGGGGCAGCTTTTGAGAAAAAAATCGTTGCACAGCTTTCCAGAAGTATTTTAAATAAAACAAATCAGGTAATTGTACCTACGGAAAAAGTAGAAAAAATTTTAGAAAAGTATGAAGTAGAAGAACCGATTTCTGTTATACCTACGGGAATTGATTTAAAAAATTTTCAAAACAGAATGTCTAAATCAGAATGTGAAAATCTGAAAAAGAAATGGAACATTCCTCTTGAAAATAAGGTGCTTGTCAGTGTAGGAAGATTGGCAAAAGAGAAAAATCTGGAAGAAATCTTAAATTATTTTGCCCGTCTTATCTATGAGGAAGAAAAACAGAATTTAACACTTTTAATCGTAGGAGACGGTCCTGACAGAGAACGGCTGGAAAAAATCAGCGAGAGCTTGTCCTTGACAGGAAAAGTAATTTTTACAGGTATGGTAAATCCACAGGACGTGGGAATTTACTATCAGTTAGGAGACGTTTTTGTATGTGCCTCTAACAGTGAGACACAGGGAATTACTTACATTGAAGCCTTAGCCAGCGGAAGACCGGCGCTGTGCCGTAAGGATGAATGTCTAAATCAGGTAATCACAGATGGGTATAATGGTTTCCAATATGAAACTTACGAATACTTTAAAATGCACTTAGAATATATTCTGGAGGATGAAACAAGAAAAGCGGAAATGGGATTAAGGGCAAAAGAAACCGCTTATCTCTATTCCACATGGAATTTCTGTACAATGGCAGAAAGCTTATACAAAGAAGTGCTGAAACGTCAGGAGGCAGAGAAAGAAGCTTCCGTATGGGCACATAGAGTTTATAACAGAATTTTATGGAACAGAAAAGGGCTGTTAAAGAGAGGGGCATGA
- a CDS encoding TraX family protein produces the protein MKANFSLSKKQLLPPVLTSGALKWIALITMFIDHIGAIILEKGAISAYNQGLSSAFSYDTSVFLSKLDFFIRQIGRISFPIFCFLLVEGFYHTSNRKKYALRLFLFACISEIPFDLCFRGKILEFSYQNVMFTLLIGFLTMWAIEILKEKKEILGIIPAVLGILTGFLFHADYNWKGIVLILVLYVFYFYPVEKTIAGCLALYWEATACLAFIPINLYNHKKGNGPKYFFYFFYPVHLLILFLIRYALFGLPAMS, from the coding sequence ATGAAAGCAAATTTTTCTCTATCAAAGAAGCAATTACTTCCACCTGTACTGACTTCAGGTGCATTAAAATGGATTGCTCTTATTACCATGTTTATAGACCATATTGGAGCGATTATATTAGAAAAGGGTGCAATTTCTGCTTACAATCAGGGACTTTCCTCTGCATTTTCCTATGATACCAGCGTCTTTCTTTCAAAACTGGATTTTTTTATTCGTCAAATTGGGCGCATTTCCTTTCCTATTTTCTGTTTTCTCTTGGTAGAAGGCTTTTATCATACCTCCAACAGAAAAAAATATGCTCTGCGCCTTTTCCTGTTCGCCTGTATTTCAGAAATTCCTTTTGATTTATGCTTTCGTGGAAAAATCTTGGAATTTTCCTATCAAAATGTCATGTTCACTTTGCTTATTGGTTTTCTGACTATGTGGGCAATAGAAATCTTAAAAGAAAAAAAAGAAATCCTCGGTATCATTCCTGCTGTCCTTGGAATTTTAACCGGATTTCTCTTTCATGCAGATTATAACTGGAAAGGAATTGTCCTTATACTTGTTTTATATGTTTTTTATTTCTATCCTGTGGAAAAAACCATTGCGGGATGTCTGGCGTTATATTGGGAGGCAACAGCGTGTCTGGCTTTTATTCCGATAAACCTTTATAATCATAAAAAAGGAAACGGACCGAAATATTTCTTTTACTTTTTCTATCCGGTTCATCTCCTTATTCTATTTCTTATTCGATATGCTCTCTTTGGTCTTCCGGCAATGTCATAA